In Anser cygnoides isolate HZ-2024a breed goose chromosome Z, Taihu_goose_T2T_genome, whole genome shotgun sequence, a genomic segment contains:
- the RIMOC1 gene encoding RAB7A-interacting MON1-CCZ1 complex subunit 1 has protein sequence MAAARHVVPGAGTRAGMAAAAAGMAAAGMMEAEGLGSAGPVPVPGLRRRLAALGRRLEAPRGAGGDDTFLVKGSAALEKLEGLCNEGSEKTHPSKLLQLYTQAVLDITYFEESQLVDEDFPEETSLEKVKELTSILSEPEDLVRECSINEDPINILGIELVECLYWRKGALLYMYCHTAKERSEWLRENIAIFKKCLNDGVRYLMKMLSFRCPLHLNEDVLLQDKDTARLLSEGIFSDTHLLAMMYSGEMCYWGLKLCGEGEQESLRTTDPAPSSEPGCRSPHSAPLDFRELGKSMLTKYVSVCEGPLRGQGWNTGSAEQMLCYLRTK, from the exons ATGGCCGCCGCGCGTCACGTGGTGCCGGGCGCGGGCACGCGCGCGggcatggcggcggcggcggcggggatggcggcggcggggatgATGGAggcggaggggctggggagcgcggggccggtgccggttccggggctgcggcggcgcCTGGCGGCGCTGGGCCGGCGTCTGGAGGCGCCGAGGGGAGCGGGCGGTGACG ATACCTTCCTCGTAAagggctctgctgctctggAGAAACTGGAGGGACTCTGTAATGAAGGGAGCGAGAAAACACACCCTTCCAAGCTTTTGCAGCTTTATACACAG GCTGTTTTAGACATTACATATTTTGAGGAAAGCCAGCTTGTGGATGAAGattttccagaagaaacttCCTTGGAAAAAGTTAAAGAACTTACTAGTATTTTGTCAGAACCAGAAGATCTAGTGAGAGAATGCAGCATAAATGAGGAT CCTATTAACATCCTTGGTATAGAGTTGGTAGAATGTCTTTACTGGAGAAAAGGAGCCCTGCTTTACATGTATTGTCatacagcaaaagaaaggagTGAATGGCTACGAGAAAACATTGCCATATTTAAAAAG TGTCTTAATGATGGAGTTCGTTACTTGATGAAGATGCTTAGCTTTAGATGCCCTCTTCATCTAAATGAAGATGTCTTACTTCAAGATAAAGACACAGCTAGATTACTCAgtgaag gtaTATTTAGTGACACTCACTTGCTGGCGATGATGTACAGCGGAGAAATGTGCTACTGGGGACTGAAACTCTGTGGAGAGGGGGAGCAGGAAAGCCTTCGGACGACAGACCCGGCGCCTAGCAGCGAGCCGGGCTGCAGATCACCGCACAGCGCACCTCTGGATTTCCGAGAACTGGGCAAAAGCATGCTGACAAAGTACGTGTCTGTATGCGAGGGACCTTTGCGCGGCCAGGGCTGGAACACCGGCAGCGCCGAACAAATGCTGTGTTACCTCAGGACCAAATAA
- the FBXO4 gene encoding F-box only protein 4 isoform X1, with protein sequence MAAGSGPAERGGLEAAVRGRLRGLKERWARGLRERAEAASQPGPAGGEGEAEEASALQALPIDVQLNIMSFLSPQDLCHLGSTSCYWRAAVQDPLLWRYFLLRDLPFWTSVDWKSLPDVEIFNKAFSEVSDNTLYDYMAIYKKSCPQSRRSWKSSRPRYGAVTSFLQSLVTQAEPRFAMFGPGLEELDNSLVRKMMTCPEILLVAGLPQRRIHGIGSGVSFQFNNNQKFNILTLYSTTSVERKRAREEQAAVVNKMFYQENSVVGNQQAVHYNVIAQVKKVCEVVDGFIYVANAEAHKKHDRQEELAHILAMIDPALGPPNRPLLVLSCISHDDVKRIPCVYMAHQLQLNLLNQPWMVQDTVAATLTGLLSGIEWLLEEADCKNTQ encoded by the exons atggcggcgggcagcgggccggcggagcggggcgggctgGAGGCCGCCGTGCGCGGCCGCCTGCGGGGCCTGAAGGAGCGCTGGGCGCGGGGGCTGAGGGAGCGGGCCGAGGCCGCCTCGCAGCCGGGCCCCGCGGGCGgggaaggggaggctgaggaAGCGAGCGCCCTGCAGGCGCTGCCG ATCGACGTGCAGCTGAACATCATGTCCTTCCTCTCGCCGCAAGACCTGTGCCACCTGGGGAGCACGAGCTGCTACTGGAGGGCGGCCGTGCAGGACCCGCTGCTCTGGAGGTACTTTCTGCTGCGGGATCTCCCCTTCTGGACCTCCGTGGACTGGAAGTCGCTCCCGGATGTGGAAATTTTTAATAAAGCCTTCTCAGAAGTCAGCGATAACACGCTGTATGACTACATGGCGAT ATACAAAAAAAGCTGTCCTCAGAGTAGAAGAAGCTGGAAATCAAGCCGTCCCCGGTATGGGGCTGTGACTTCCTTTTTGCAGTCACTGGTCACTCAGGCAGAACCTCGCTTTGCGATGTTTGGGCCGGGTTTGGAAGAGCTGGATAACTCTTTAGTGCGAAAGATGATGACATGCCCAGAAATTCTGCTAGTAGCTGGCCTACCTCAAAGACGAATTCATG gaaTTGGATCAGGAGTCAGTTTTCAGTTTAATAACAATCAAAAATTCAATATTCTGACATTGTATTCAACCACCAG tgtggaaagaaagagagcaaGGGAAGAGCAAGCTGCTGTTGTGAATAAGATGTTCTACCAAGAGAACAGTGTAGTAGGAAATCAGCAAGCTGTGCACTACAATGTAATAGCTCAAGTTAAAAAGGTGTGCGAAGTAGTTGATGGATTCATTTATGTTGCTAATGCAGAAGCTCATAAAA AACATGATCGTCAGGAGGAACTGGCTCATATTTTGGCAATGATTGATCCAGCCCTTGGACCTCCGAACAGACCTCTGCTAGTTCTGTCTTGCATCTCTCATGATGATGTGAAAAGAATTCCTTGTGTTTATATGGCACATCAGTTGCAACTAAATCTGCTAAATCAGCCCTGGATG
- the FBXO4 gene encoding F-box only protein 4 isoform X2 yields the protein MSFLSPQDLCHLGSTSCYWRAAVQDPLLWRYFLLRDLPFWTSVDWKSLPDVEIFNKAFSEVSDNTLYDYMAIYKKSCPQSRRSWKSSRPRYGAVTSFLQSLVTQAEPRFAMFGPGLEELDNSLVRKMMTCPEILLVAGLPQRRIHGIGSGVSFQFNNNQKFNILTLYSTTSVERKRAREEQAAVVNKMFYQENSVVGNQQAVHYNVIAQVKKVCEVVDGFIYVANAEAHKKHDRQEELAHILAMIDPALGPPNRPLLVLSCISHDDVKRIPCVYMAHQLQLNLLNQPWMVQDTVAATLTGLLSGIEWLLEEADCKNTQ from the exons ATGTCCTTCCTCTCGCCGCAAGACCTGTGCCACCTGGGGAGCACGAGCTGCTACTGGAGGGCGGCCGTGCAGGACCCGCTGCTCTGGAGGTACTTTCTGCTGCGGGATCTCCCCTTCTGGACCTCCGTGGACTGGAAGTCGCTCCCGGATGTGGAAATTTTTAATAAAGCCTTCTCAGAAGTCAGCGATAACACGCTGTATGACTACATGGCGAT ATACAAAAAAAGCTGTCCTCAGAGTAGAAGAAGCTGGAAATCAAGCCGTCCCCGGTATGGGGCTGTGACTTCCTTTTTGCAGTCACTGGTCACTCAGGCAGAACCTCGCTTTGCGATGTTTGGGCCGGGTTTGGAAGAGCTGGATAACTCTTTAGTGCGAAAGATGATGACATGCCCAGAAATTCTGCTAGTAGCTGGCCTACCTCAAAGACGAATTCATG gaaTTGGATCAGGAGTCAGTTTTCAGTTTAATAACAATCAAAAATTCAATATTCTGACATTGTATTCAACCACCAG tgtggaaagaaagagagcaaGGGAAGAGCAAGCTGCTGTTGTGAATAAGATGTTCTACCAAGAGAACAGTGTAGTAGGAAATCAGCAAGCTGTGCACTACAATGTAATAGCTCAAGTTAAAAAGGTGTGCGAAGTAGTTGATGGATTCATTTATGTTGCTAATGCAGAAGCTCATAAAA AACATGATCGTCAGGAGGAACTGGCTCATATTTTGGCAATGATTGATCCAGCCCTTGGACCTCCGAACAGACCTCTGCTAGTTCTGTCTTGCATCTCTCATGATGATGTGAAAAGAATTCCTTGTGTTTATATGGCACATCAGTTGCAACTAAATCTGCTAAATCAGCCCTGGATG